The Nitrospira sp. genome contains a region encoding:
- a CDS encoding response regulator: MVQNLAPTGSRESSERLCRSLTKPSSRYLVLQGLVSIILSYELLFGVDSVISRVMSNGLVTGLWLGMATMAILPQGVLGAAWFSAGLVAVDTVLVTAVIYLSGNARSDLYIAYFVVMLVAASVRRLSHVLGLSLLLSVGYGVVLYEGMLETGVMATGQMLGIPVLLVMAVFYGIALEGTAVAQEEKASLQKDVEALKKTEGELEAEKAKLEERLKALKDSLATANAELRNGQVVRQGLERQLHEAQKMEAVGRVATRIAGEFGALFSVIGKQTGVMLSRLQPSDPLRSSADEVFKVGEKAATLTAQLIALNLDSRQVRNTVSAHVVLADMHSMITSLLPDHIKLTVELDKRVAYAEVDREGLETVLFQLIVNARDAMSQGGRLSIEVKVIEKVSTSSRPLPTSVVYPQVLIQISDTGTGMNLDTQAHMFEPFFSTKENNIGLGLTAVFGIVKKNGGTLEVESRPGQGTIVRVFLPAAAPPSTHEEPIPKTMLAKGNETVLVVEENEIERKLALSVLQRHGYRVLEAASSVEALMLTQRYKGIVHLTVSPLVMREIGGRELARRLLNQHPTMKALFVSSYDDETILHHRINQRFVLQHPYRQSGLVEKVRDVLDAA; encoded by the coding sequence ATGGTGCAAAATTTGGCTCCAACCGGCAGCCGCGAATCGTCTGAAAGGCTCTGCCGGTCACTCACGAAACCAAGCTCCCGCTATCTCGTTCTCCAAGGTCTCGTCAGCATCATTTTGTCCTATGAGTTGCTCTTTGGTGTCGACTCCGTCATCAGTCGGGTCATGAGCAACGGCCTGGTGACGGGGTTATGGTTGGGAATGGCCACGATGGCGATATTGCCCCAAGGAGTGTTGGGAGCGGCCTGGTTCAGCGCCGGGCTTGTCGCAGTCGATACAGTCCTCGTGACCGCCGTCATCTACCTTTCCGGAAATGCCCGATCCGACCTGTACATTGCTTATTTTGTTGTCATGCTGGTGGCGGCATCAGTCAGGCGGCTGAGCCATGTGCTGGGTCTTTCCCTACTCCTGAGTGTCGGATATGGAGTGGTCCTGTATGAAGGGATGCTGGAAACAGGTGTCATGGCCACTGGACAGATGCTGGGGATCCCGGTTCTTCTTGTGATGGCGGTGTTCTACGGAATCGCACTGGAAGGCACGGCCGTGGCGCAAGAGGAGAAGGCCTCGCTTCAAAAAGACGTTGAGGCCTTGAAGAAGACGGAAGGTGAGCTGGAGGCGGAAAAAGCGAAATTGGAAGAACGGCTGAAGGCTTTAAAGGACAGCCTCGCAACGGCGAATGCCGAGCTCCGCAATGGGCAAGTGGTTCGTCAAGGACTCGAGCGACAACTTCATGAAGCACAGAAAATGGAAGCGGTCGGACGAGTCGCCACGAGAATTGCAGGTGAGTTTGGGGCGTTGTTTTCAGTCATTGGAAAACAGACCGGCGTTATGTTGTCGCGTCTGCAGCCGAGCGATCCTCTCAGGTCTTCCGCTGATGAGGTTTTTAAGGTGGGGGAAAAGGCTGCCACGCTTACGGCACAGCTGATTGCCCTGAATCTGGATAGCCGGCAGGTTCGAAACACAGTGTCTGCCCATGTTGTGCTAGCGGATATGCATAGCATGATCACGAGTCTGTTACCTGATCATATTAAATTGACTGTCGAATTGGACAAGCGGGTAGCCTATGCCGAGGTGGATCGTGAAGGGTTAGAAACCGTACTGTTTCAGTTGATTGTGAATGCGCGGGATGCAATGTCGCAGGGAGGTCGTCTGTCGATCGAGGTGAAGGTGATCGAGAAGGTCTCTACATCGAGCCGACCGCTGCCGACCAGCGTCGTATATCCGCAGGTGCTGATTCAGATCAGCGATACTGGAACCGGGATGAATCTGGATACTCAGGCTCACATGTTCGAACCGTTTTTCTCGACGAAGGAAAACAACATTGGCCTCGGTCTCACCGCAGTCTTCGGAATTGTCAAAAAGAACGGAGGCACGCTGGAGGTGGAAAGTCGACCTGGGCAAGGGACGATCGTCCGGGTTTTTCTCCCCGCCGCCGCACCGCCTTCGACGCATGAAGAACCGATTCCGAAAACTATGTTAGCCAAAGGAAATGAAACGGTTCTGGTCGTCGAGGAGAATGAAATTGAACGTAAGCTGGCGCTGTCGGTTTTACAACGGCATGGCTACCGTGTCTTGGAAGCGGCCTCGTCGGTCGAGGCGCTGATGCTCACGCAACGGTACAAAGGGATCGTTCACCTCACGGTGAGCCCATTAGTGATGCGGGAAATCGGCGGGCGTGAACTGGCTCGCCGCCTCTTGAACCAGCATCCGACGATGAAGGCGTTGTTTGTCTCCAGTTATGATGATGAAACGATTCTGCATCACCGCATCAACCAGCGGTTTGTCCTGCAGCATCCCTATCGCCAGTCAGGGCTCGTGGAAAAGGTCAGGGACGTGTTGGATGCGGCTTGA
- a CDS encoding rhomboid family intramembrane serine protease, protein MIPLHDDNPTQITPIVTMTFIGICVAVFLYQVNLPQEPAELFAFQYGAIPSIIFGHASLPEEARVGFPATLTLVTSMFLHGGWMHLLGNMLYLWIFGNNIEDVMGHAKFVVFYLLSGILAALSHALTDPSSQIPMVGASGAISAVLGAYLLLFPRAHVLVLLPGIGMTRVAAGIVLGMWFLTQLISGGMSVGASGGGVAFFAHIGGFIAGMALIGLFKRRDVRFFSPGRSMWRE, encoded by the coding sequence GTGATTCCGCTTCACGACGATAATCCGACCCAAATCACTCCCATTGTCACGATGACCTTCATCGGTATCTGTGTCGCCGTGTTTCTCTATCAAGTGAATCTTCCCCAAGAACCGGCCGAACTGTTCGCATTTCAATACGGCGCCATCCCATCCATCATCTTCGGCCACGCTTCACTCCCGGAGGAAGCCAGAGTCGGTTTTCCGGCAACCCTAACCCTGGTGACCAGCATGTTTCTTCACGGAGGCTGGATGCATTTGCTGGGAAACATGCTTTACCTTTGGATTTTCGGCAATAACATCGAAGACGTGATGGGTCACGCGAAATTTGTGGTCTTTTACCTCCTGTCCGGAATCCTTGCCGCTCTGAGCCATGCGCTCACCGATCCTTCCTCCCAAATTCCGATGGTCGGAGCCAGTGGAGCGATCTCCGCGGTGCTCGGCGCCTATCTCTTGTTATTTCCACGCGCTCACGTGCTGGTCTTGTTGCCGGGGATTGGCATGACCCGCGTGGCCGCGGGCATCGTCCTCGGGATGTGGTTCCTTACGCAACTGATCAGTGGAGGAATGAGTGTCGGCGCCAGTGGAGGTGGAGTCGCCTTCTTTGCCCACATCGGCGGCTTTATCGCGGGCATGGCCCTCATCGGCCTTTTCAAGCGGAGAGACGTGCGATTTTTCTCACCGGGTCGATCAATGTGGCGCGAATAG
- a CDS encoding phosphoesterase, whose amino-acid sequence MIVDFSYARSILEAMASETKELLILDHHITAERILDGFPHAYFDQTKSGAVLSWEWAHGTTAPWLLQYIQDKDLWAWALPGSREINAALASYPFDFNVWDRFSQSTLEQEGRAILRYESELVGKLAAQAAMVEFQGVVVPSVQSAILTSQIGERLSPHHPFCLIWHDRDGRRYFSMRSRAEGTDVGTIAASFGGGGHTHAAGFSVPLQIDGSPPADLKLPRLITDHRRTP is encoded by the coding sequence GTGATTGTTGACTTCAGCTATGCTCGATCGATTCTCGAGGCCATGGCCTCCGAAACGAAAGAACTGTTGATTCTAGACCACCATATCACCGCGGAGAGGATCTTGGACGGCTTTCCGCATGCGTATTTCGATCAGACAAAGTCCGGCGCCGTCCTGAGTTGGGAATGGGCTCATGGCACGACCGCTCCATGGCTGCTTCAATATATTCAAGACAAAGATCTATGGGCGTGGGCCTTGCCGGGGAGTCGCGAAATCAACGCCGCGCTGGCTTCCTATCCGTTCGACTTCAATGTGTGGGACCGCTTTTCCCAGTCGACGCTGGAGCAGGAGGGTCGAGCCATTTTGCGCTATGAATCTGAGTTGGTCGGCAAACTTGCCGCACAGGCGGCTATGGTGGAATTCCAAGGTGTCGTCGTTCCCTCTGTGCAAAGCGCGATCCTGACAAGCCAGATCGGCGAACGGCTTTCGCCACACCATCCCTTTTGCTTGATCTGGCATGATCGCGACGGTCGTCGCTATTTCAGCATGCGTTCCAGAGCCGAAGGCACGGATGTGGGTACCATCGCCGCATCATTCGGAGGCGGGGGTCATACCCATGCAGCCGGATTCTCCGTTCCACTACAAATCGACGGAAGCCCTCCGGCCGATCTTAAATTGCCTCGTCTCATCACTGATCACCGCCGAACTCCATAA
- a CDS encoding LOG family protein translates to MNTTGKPSQVRSRPALSRDEILHQISALLERPDDDLHAALMRELLTGLLKLHDAHLDLLDVKIVNRAVKELRHAFGVFHNYRNRQKVSIFGSARTHADDPNYQLAHQFAQAIVREGFMVITGGADGIMRAAQEGAGRENSFGVNIMLPFEQGPNSTIADDPKLITFKYFFTRKLMFQKEANAIALFPGGFGTHDEGFEILTLAQTGKSDPQPIVCLQAPGCDYWDDWAAFVTKQLLKRNLINEEDMYLFTIVTSAEAAVGHILRFYRCYHSLRFVGRQLVIRLRQTISLEQLEQIRSQFTDLLSDGTFELRGALEEELDEPALRDLQRLVFNFNRRSAGRLRQLINHLNEL, encoded by the coding sequence ATGAATACAACCGGTAAGCCTTCGCAGGTTCGATCTCGTCCCGCGTTATCGCGAGATGAGATCCTTCATCAAATCAGCGCCCTTCTGGAACGTCCGGATGACGATTTGCATGCTGCCCTTATGAGAGAGCTCCTGACCGGACTGTTGAAACTCCATGATGCACACTTAGACCTCCTGGACGTAAAAATCGTGAACCGCGCGGTCAAGGAATTGCGTCATGCATTTGGCGTCTTCCACAACTATCGGAATCGGCAGAAAGTCAGCATTTTCGGCTCGGCACGGACCCACGCCGACGATCCCAATTACCAACTCGCGCACCAGTTTGCCCAGGCCATTGTGCGAGAAGGCTTCATGGTCATCACGGGAGGAGCGGATGGAATCATGCGCGCCGCTCAGGAAGGTGCCGGACGTGAAAACAGCTTTGGCGTCAACATCATGTTGCCGTTTGAGCAAGGTCCCAATTCCACCATCGCCGATGATCCGAAGTTGATCACGTTCAAATACTTTTTTACCCGCAAGTTGATGTTCCAAAAGGAAGCAAACGCCATCGCGCTTTTCCCCGGGGGATTCGGGACGCATGATGAAGGCTTTGAAATCCTGACGCTGGCCCAAACCGGCAAGAGCGATCCTCAGCCGATCGTCTGTCTTCAGGCTCCCGGCTGCGATTACTGGGATGATTGGGCGGCATTTGTGACGAAGCAATTGCTGAAGCGTAACCTGATCAATGAAGAAGACATGTATCTTTTTACAATCGTGACTTCAGCGGAAGCGGCTGTCGGTCACATTCTCCGGTTCTATCGGTGCTACCACTCGTTGCGCTTTGTGGGGCGACAGCTTGTGATCCGACTGAGGCAAACCATCTCTCTTGAGCAACTCGAACAGATCCGGAGCCAATTCACCGATCTCCTATCCGACGGCACATTTGAACTGCGAGGCGCTCTTGAGGAAGAGCTCGATGAACCGGCCCTGCGCGACCTTCAACGACTCGTGTTCAATTTTAACCGACGTAGCGCCGGCCGACTTCGGCAGCTGATCAATCATCTGAACGAACTGTGA
- a CDS encoding CBS domain-containing protein, translating to MADKDDQQPKTSHYEVTLVSHMMTPGVVQIPGDVSVTEAASLLERERMPCLLVKDTESRFGLMTPTDIVKKVVAQGLEPDDIEVRTIMTRPVQFIEYDRAMEEASTLMMSTGTPILIVTKQDQPVGVLTARDLVLLPKRCVTSISAMISIMDGEHVGAEHQVAITQLSHAGASVESPALLLPGTKVILSFCLSETMSPLTIRGTVLNNTTLEPLPSTTRSIPDARPGVEIQFIDLSPADQSRIKAWVLTNLPQSSSLS from the coding sequence ATGGCGGACAAAGACGATCAACAGCCGAAGACGTCGCATTACGAGGTTACTCTGGTTTCACATATGATGACACCCGGCGTAGTTCAGATTCCAGGGGACGTATCCGTCACTGAAGCGGCATCGTTGCTGGAACGTGAACGGATGCCCTGTCTCCTCGTCAAGGATACGGAGTCGCGTTTCGGACTTATGACGCCGACCGATATCGTGAAGAAAGTCGTTGCGCAGGGCCTTGAACCTGATGACATCGAAGTCCGAACGATAATGACACGCCCAGTTCAATTCATCGAGTACGATCGGGCGATGGAGGAAGCATCGACGCTCATGATGTCGACAGGCACACCGATCCTCATCGTCACCAAACAAGATCAGCCGGTCGGCGTCCTCACTGCGCGTGACCTTGTGCTTTTACCGAAACGATGCGTGACAAGCATTTCGGCGATGATCAGCATCATGGATGGAGAACACGTGGGAGCTGAGCATCAAGTCGCCATCACACAACTCAGTCATGCCGGAGCTTCCGTGGAGTCTCCCGCATTACTGTTGCCTGGCACCAAAGTCATCTTGAGCTTTTGCCTCTCTGAGACGATGAGTCCCCTGACAATCCGCGGGACTGTGCTGAATAATACAACTCTCGAGCCCTTGCCCAGCACAACCCGTTCCATCCCGGACGCACGTCCGGGCGTAGAGATCCAATTTATTGATCTCTCTCCCGCCGATCAGTCCAGGATCAAAGCCTGGGTGCTGACGAACCTGCCTCAATCGTCCAGTCTGTCCTAA